In one window of Arachis ipaensis cultivar K30076 chromosome B06, Araip1.1, whole genome shotgun sequence DNA:
- the LOC107646451 gene encoding uncharacterized protein LOC107646451 codes for MQDKPWVALLRAEYLRNEGVLDDPVPCNASHVWKSISKAFGALKDAFSCWLAKRKFDWNEHDNWLWVWRLHIPEKYKFLIWLSLHNAIPATEFRLGRGLVLSSTCHRCQNGYESILHCLRECPSAKEVWNLLGMYSDNSNLHDWLYRGARSGDIFLFFSTIWWIWRSKNHDLFNIDDSWSASKMVSLIRSLVREFHTIFAMHQSMSPPSLCLHWVPPPVHSVKLNCDASWFAPFGYAGFGCIIRNPDGCWLKGCTGKVEVCSVLFAELYAIWRGLLLAWESGFREVICETDCLESLFLVN; via the exons ATGCAG GACAAGCCTTGGGTTGCTCTATTGAGGGCGGAGTATTTGAGGAATGAGGGAGTTTTAGATGACCCTGTCCCTTGCAATGCTTCTCATGTTTGGAAGAGTATCTCAAAGGCTTTTGGTGCTCTTAAGGATGCCTTCTCTTG TTGGCTAGCCAAAAGAAAGTTTGACTGGAACGAGCATGATAATTGGTTGTGGGTATGGCGACTGCATATTCCTGAGAAGTACAAGTTCTTGATTTGGCTCAGTCTTCATAATGCTATTCCTGCGACAGAGTTTCGTTTGGGTCGTGGTTTAGTTTTATCTAGCACTTGTCATCGGTGTCAGAATGGTTATGAATCCATTCTTCATTGTCTTCGGGAGTGCCCTAGTGCCAAGGAGGTCTGGAACCTTTTAGGCATGTATTCAGATAACTCGAATTTACATGATTGGCTCTATAGAGGTGCAAGGAGTGgagatatttttcttttcttttcgaccaTCTGGTGGATTTGGAGAAGCAAGAATCATGACTTATTTAATATAGATGATTCATGGAGTGCTAGTAAAATGGTGAGTTTGATTCGTAGTTTAGTAAGGGAATTTCACACTATTTTTGCTATGCATCAATCTATGTCTCCTCCTTCACTTTGTTTGCATTGGGTTCCGCCTCCAGTTCATtctgttaaattgaattgtgatgctagttggtTTGCTCCTTTTGGCTATGCTGGTTTTGGTTGTATCATTCGCAATCCTGATGGATGTTGGTTGAAAGGTTGCACGGGGAAAGTCGAAGTGTGCAGTGTTCTTTTTGCTGAATTGTATGCAATTTGGAGAGGTTTACTTCTTGCTTGGGAGAGTGGATTTCGTGAGGTTATTTGTGAAACAGACTGTTTAGAATCTCTTTTCTTGGTAAACTAA
- the LOC107645804 gene encoding uncharacterized protein LOC107645804, translating into MAVTMYRPLFVSTGREEEELQGNVTYLISPSSSSGESLSEEDKLQLLQDIPVAAAAAAAWKKRKRAMSKQLSMIKTECESETPRDMAWERRRRQIQTQEQRRNSSGSMHDVDEVTDEDLNELKGSIELGFGFNEEDGQTLCNTLPALDLYFAVNRQVSGSTASTPRSICCHSRRSSFGSPGVPVDSDSWKICNPGDDPKHVKTKLRHWAQAVACSVIMQTH; encoded by the exons ATGGCGGTAACCATGTATAGGCCCTTGTTTGTATCAActggaagggaagaagaagagctTCAAGGAAACGTTACCTACTTAATATCGCCATCTTCTTCGTCGGGCGAGTCATTATCGGAGGAGGACAAATTACAATTGCTGCAAGATATTCCGGTGGCGGCAGCAGCGGCGGCCGCGTGGAAGAAGAGGAAGCGGGCGATGTCGAAGCAGCTGTCGATGATTAAGACGGAATGCGAATCGGAGACGCCGCGGGACATGGCGTGGGAGAGGCGGCGGAGGCAGATTCAGACGCAAGAGCAGAGGCGGAACAGTAGCGGCAGCATGCACGACGTGGACGAGGTGACGGACGAGGACCTTAATGAGCTGAAAGGCTCCATTGAATTAGGGTTTGGATTCAACGAAGAAGATGGCCAGACACTTTGCAACACGTTGCCGGCTCTAGATCTTTATTTCGCCGTGAACCGCCAAGTTTCCGGTAGCACGGCGTCAACCCCTCGGAGCATCTGCTGCCATAGTCGTCGCTCTTCCTTTGGCAGCCCCGGCGTCCCTGTTGATTCCGATTCTTGGAAGATTTGTAATCCAG GGGATGACCCTAAACACGTGAAGACAAAGTTAAGGCATTGGGCTCAAGCGGTTGCTTGTTCTGTTATAATGCAAACTCATTAA
- the LOC107645799 gene encoding uncharacterized protein LOC107645799, translating to MVNTSKLFPLFGLCPFPTQSSTMNAQTRNPHSKTRKKPSSYGASRRSALKKTFTQEQVTFTAPLSPDPLVAIIGGGISGLLCASFLEQRGVRSTVFDTGVHGLGGRLGTRVVDRNSLVFDHAAQFFTVNDSRFAELVHDWIDKGLVSEWKGPIGELQSGGNFVPFPSSPPRYIATHGMRSLADSLLAQARMVNVVRPCWVSKLEPFNGMWHLSENGKPCGQFDAIVIAHNGKCANRLLMTSGLPLIAKQMKRLELSSIWALLAAFEDPLPFWDATEVPFEGAFVRGVDSLSWMANNTKKLQNSHNGGPHCWTFLSTAAYGKQNKVPQENIPAATASRVTAEMLESVEAALGLSKGSLPKPSYTRLQLWGAALPTNTPRIPCIFDPFGRAGICGDWLLGSNIESAVLSGIALANHIADYFQSTGADPAEFAVGLNQEFQPLEGHDIGQFPGLRSDDKIDEAQLYELAK from the exons ATGGTTAACACCTCCAAACTATTTCCCCTTTTTGGATTGTGTCCATTCCCAACTCAAAGCTCCACCATGAATGCCCAAACCCGAAACCCTCACTCAAAAACCCGAAAGAAGCCATCGTCGTACGGCGCTTCTAGAAGATCAGCTCTCAAGAAAACCTTCACTCAGGAACAGGTCACCTTCACCGCCCCGCTCTCCCCCGACCCACTCGTCGCCATCATCGGCGGCGGCATCTCCGGCCTCCTCTGCGCCTCCTTCCTCGAACAACGCGGCGTTCGCTCCACCGTTTTCGACACC GGTGTTCATGGTCTTGGTGGAAGATTGGGAACGAGGGTTGTTGATCGTAATTCGTTGGTATTTGACCACGCTGCTCAGTTCTTCACTGTCAATGATTCTCGTTTTGCTGAGCTGGTTCATGATTGGATCGATAAGGGTCTTGTCTCAGAGTGGAAGGGTCCCATTGGAGAGCTTCAGAGCGGTGGCAACTTTGTTCCTTTCCCATCATCTCCTCCAAGATACATTGCCACCCATGGAATGCGTTCCCTTGCTGATTCTTTACTTGCTCAG GCTCGCATGGTTAATGTGGTGAGACCGTGCTGGGTCAGCAAGCTCGAGCCCTTCAATGGGATGTGGCACTTGAGTGAAAATGGGAAACCGTGTGGCCAGTTCGATGCTATTGTTATTGCACACAATG GAAAATGTGCGAATCGCTTGCTCATGACATCAGGGTTACCTTTAATTGCAAAACAAATGAAG AGATTGGAACTGAGTTCAATATGGGCCCTTCTAGCAGCATTTGAGGACCCTCTTCCTTTTTGGGATGCCACAGAAGTTCCTTTTGAAGGAGCTTTTGTGCGAGGGGTTGATTCATTGTCATGGATGGCCAATAATACAAAGAAACTACAGAATTCTCATAATGGCGGTCCTCACTGTTGGACCTTCCTGAGCACTGCTGCTTATGGAAAACAGAACAAGGTTCCTCAG GAAAACATCCCCGCTGCTACAGCATCAAGGGTAACGGCAGAAATGCTAGAGAGTGTTGAGGCTGCTCTTGGACTATCAAAAGGGTCACTTCCAAAGCCGTCTTATACCAGGCTCCAATTATG GGGTGCAGCCCTCCCTACAAATACACCTCGAATTCCTTGCATCTTTGATCCCTTTGGAAGGGCTGGGATATGCGGTGATTGGCTGCTAGGTTCTAATATAGAGTCAGCAGTACTAAGTGGAATCGCTCTGGCTAACCAT ATTGCAGACTATTTTCAAAGCACTGGAGCTGATCCTGCAGAATTTGCAGTCGGTTTAAATCAAGAGTTCCAACCACTGGAAGGCCATGATATTGGACAATTCCCAGGTTTGCGGTCAGATGATAAGATAGATGAAGCACAATTATACGAACTTGCAAAATAG
- the LOC107645800 gene encoding receptor-like protein kinase ANXUR2, translating to MQESAGLLLVLSLVLSNAILHVWSQDTGALLLTCGDEAGAKDLDGRQWSPDEKYLSKGSNSIASRATYQDPSLISEVPYMTARVFESKSTYKFPIKPDKRYWLRLHFYPSFYGSHDCADSYFSVTANSITLLSNFSASITCLALSQAYIDREYSLAALGSDTLTLTFKPADKNGAFAFVNGIQLIQMPELFDSASMVGFDQTFDAKSMHLQTMFRLNVGGKYLSPTQDSGLTRIWYDDYPYIYGASTGITTSAPSDVKLNYQSMPEYTAPSDVYLTSRSMGTDKNVNMGYNLTWVFQIDPNSMYLVRLHFCDYFNKEVNDLAFNIFLNSQMAEAGIDVIAMAGGRGIPLYRDFVVYAKDGADSDQLWVALHPNGITKPSYLDAILNGLEIFKLSDTDLSGPNPTPSDRFNRESEEKFESHKPYNKTVVIGGAAGGAAGFALVAAICLAVHKKKKYAGQHTHSSWLPIHGNSSGASKSSMSASSIGSSNVTAMAQGLCRYFTLQEMKHATKNFDEANVIGVGGFGKVYKGVIDNGMKVAIKRSNPESEQGVNEFQTEIEMLSKLRHKHLVSLIGFCEDNDEMCLVYDYMALGTFRDHLYKGNKRLGTLSWKQRLEICIGAARGLHYLHTGAKYTIIHRDVKTTNILLDENWAAKVSDFGLSKTGPNMNNGHVSTVVKGSFGYLDPEYFRRQQLTEKSDVYSFGVVLFEALCARPVLNPNLPKEQVSLAEWALLCKRRGTLEEIIDPSLKGKINPESLKKFVDTAEKCLSDVGVERPTMNDLLWNLEFALTLQESGSTHSSASDSGEGELEEISLDDKDTASHNKSQSLGVQNELSQQQQEDSTSANTGAIYSQFVNLNGR from the coding sequence ATGCAAGAAAGTGCAGGTCTCTTGCTTGTTCTTTCTCTTGTTCTGTCCAATGCCATTCTTCACGTATGGAGCCAGGACACAGGGGCATTACTCTTGACTTGTGGCGATGAAGCCGGTGCCAAAGATCTTGATGGAAGGCAATGGAGCCCTGATGAGAAGTACTTATCAAAAGGAAGCAATTCCATAGCATCCAGAGCCACCTATCAAGACCCTTCTCTAATCTCAGAAGTTCCATACATGACTGCAAGAGTTTTCGAATCCAAGTCAACATACAAATTCCCTATCAAACCTGACAAGCGCTATTGGCTGAGGCTGCATTTCTATCCTTCTTTCTATGGAAGCCATGACTGCGCGGATTCATATTTCTCTGTCACAGCAAATTCCATCACACTCCTCAGCAATTTCAGCGCCTCAATCACTTGCCTTGCTCTCTCACAGGCTTACATTGATAGGGAGTATTCCCTTGCAGCTCTGGGTTCTGACACCTTGACTCTCACTTTCAAGCCTGCTGACAAGAATGGTGCTTTTGCTTTTGTCAATGGCATTCAACTGATCCAAATGCCAGAGCTTTTTGATTCTGCTTCTATGGTTGGTTTCGACCAAACATTCGATGCTAAGAGCATGCACTTGCAAACAATGTTCAGATTAAACGTTGGTGGAAAATACCTCTCTCCTACACAAGATTCTGGCCTTACAAGGATTTGGTACGATGACTATCCTTACATCTATGGTGCATCCACTGGAATCACCACAAGTGCTCCCAGTGATGTGAAACTCAACTACCAAAGCATGCCAGAGTACACTGCTCCTTCTGATGTCTACCTCACATCAAGATCAATGGGTACTGACAAGAATGTCAATATGGGCTATAACCTCACATGGGTTTTCCAAATTGATCCCAACTCCATGTACCTTGTTAGGCTGCATTTCTGTGATTACTTTAACAAGGAAGTCAATGACCTTGCTTTCAATATCTTCCTTAACAGCCAAATGGCAGAAGCTGGAATTGATGTGATTGCAATGGCAGGAGGCAGAGGAATCCCATTATATAGAGACTTTGTGGTTTATGCTAAAGATGGGGCTGATAGTGACCAACTTTGGGTTGCTCTTCACCCAAATGGTATTACAAAGCCCTCTTACCTTGATGCCATACTCAATGGTCTCGagattttcaagctcagtgacaCAGACTTGTCTGGCCCCAATCCTACGCCTTCAGACAGGTTCAATCGTGAAAGCGAAGAGAAGTTTGAAAGCCACAAACCATACAATAAGACCGTTGTTATAGGTGGCGCCGCGGGTGGTGCCGCTGGTTTTGCCTTGGTGGCTGCCATATGTCTTGCTGTCcataagaagaagaaatatgcCGGACAACACACGCACTCAAGCTGGCTCCCCATACATGGCAACTCATCAGGAGCCAGCAAATCCTCCATGTCTGCTAGTAGCATCGGTAGCTCCAACGTCACTGCCATGGCTCAAGGTCTTTGCCGCTATTTCACCTTGCAGGAGATGAAGCATGCAACGAAGAACTTTGATGAGGCCAATGTTATTGGTGTTGGAGGATTTGGAAAGGTCTACAAGGGTGTCATTGATAATGGAATGAAAGTGGCCATCAAGAGATCAAATCCAGAATCTGAGCAAGGAGTTAATGAGTTCCAGACTGAGATTGAGATGCTTTCCAAGCTGAGACATAAGCATTTGGTGTCACTGATTGGTTTTTGTGAGGACAATGATGAGATGTGCCTGGTTTATGACTACATGGCTCTGGGAACATTCAGGGACCATCTCTACAAGGGAAACAAACGTCTAGGTACTCTTTCATGGAAGCAAAGATTGGAGATCTGCATTGGAGCAGCAAGAGGGCTTCACTACCTTCACACTGGAGCTAAGTACACCATCATTCATAGAGATGTCAAGACAACTAACATTCTCTTGGATGAAAACTGGGCTGCAAAGGTTTCGGATTTCGGGTTGTCAAAAACAGGTCCAAACATGAATAACGGCCATGTGAGTACTGTGGTGAAGGGAAGTTTCGGCTACTTGGATCCTGAATACTTCAGAAGGCAGCAACTGACCGAGAAATCCGATGTGTACTCATTTGGGGTTGTTCTGTTTGAAGCTCTATGTGCTAGGCCTGTTTTGAATCCTAATCTTCCAAAGGAACAGGTTAGTCTTGCAGAATGGGCACTACTATGCAAAAGAAGGGGAACACTAGAGGAGATCATTGATCCTTCTTTAAAGGGAAAGATCAATCCAGAAAGCTTGAAGAAGTTTGTAGACACTGCTGAGAAGTGCTTGTCTGACGTTGGAGTCGAACGTCCTACCATGAACGATCTGTTGTGGAATCTTGAATTTGCTCTCACCCTGCAAGAGAGTGGTTCAACTCACTCTTCAGCGTCAGACAGCGGAGAAGGTGAGCTTGAAGAAATAAGTTTAGACGACAAAGACACAGCAAGCCATAATAAGAGCCAGAGCCTTGGGGTTCAGAATGAGCTTAGCCAGCAGCAGCAGGAGGATTCTACCAGTGCTAATACAGGTGCCATCTACTCACAATTTGTCAACCTCAATGGGAGATGA